The DNA sequence GTTTCTCACCCAGGTGCGGCAGTTCGTCTACGGCAACACCTATCCGCTGATCGACGACCACAGGAGGGGGTGACTCCCTGCCGGAAGCGCGCGGGAGATCACGACGGGCCTCGGGCGGGACGAACGATCCCCGGTCAGATCAGTTTATCCAGCTTCTTCACGTCCTGGAGCGGGCTCCCCCCGACGACCTGGAAGGGAGGCACGTCCCGGTTCACGAAGGAGTTCATCGCCACCACCGCGCCCTCGCCGATCGTCACCCCGCAGCGGATGACGGATCCCGCTCCCACGAGCGCCTGCTTCCCGATCTCCGTTTTGCCCAGGCGTACGCTTTTGATCGTCACCTCGTGGGTCAGGATCTTCGTCATCGTCCCGACGACCGCCCCGTCCCCGATGGTGAGAAGGGAGGGGAATTCGATATCCATGAAGACGAGCGGGGCGATGAACGCATCCTTCCCGATGTTCATCCCGATCGATCGGAGAAGCCGGTTCTTGAATTCCCCCGACGGCAGGATCGTGCACACGAAGATGACGAGGGACTGCCGGAGAAACCGGAGCCGGCTCTGCAAAACGATCTTGTGCCAGTACTCCCGCGGGTTGAGGTCCGTTCCCTCGTAAGGGATCTTCAGGTACCGCTCCGGTCCCCTGATGAACTCTTTCACCCTTTTCCTTGCGGCTTCGATATCGTTCGCCATGGTCGTACTCCTCGATTCGGAATTGCAGGAGGTTTTGCAAGAATAGGCGAAACGAGGGAGCGGGTTCAATAGGAAAGAGCGGTTCCTTCCCGCCGTCCCGCGCGAAGGAGGCGGATGGCAGGGAAATCCCCGCGCGAGACCATTTCCCCGGGAGGAGAGTTTTGTCGGACTGCAATCCAACGAATACGGGCCGTACCGACGCCGTCGTCCTTCTGCACGGCCTCGGGGGGAAGGACTGGAATCTGCGGTACCTGGGCCGGCGGTTTGCCCGATCCGGCCTGGCGGTGCGATACCACCACTATCCTTCCCGGACCGGAAACCTGGAGGAGATCGCGAGGGGGCTTGCCGAGACGGTAACGCGCACGGAGGGGAGGAAGGTACATCTGTTGGGACATAGCCTGGGGGGAATCGTCATCGCGAAGATGCTGGAAACCACTCCGCCGGCGAACGTGGGACGGGTGGCGTTCCTGGGATGCCCCATCGGGGGAAGCGCGGCGATCACGGCGCTCTCCGGGAACCGCTTTGGCCGCCGTCTCCTCGGCCCCGTGGCGAGGGAGGGGGTTGTGGAAAGAAGGCCCCACGCGCCCGTGGACCGGGAACTGCTCGTCGTGGCGGGGACCCTTCCGATGGGGATCGGCCTCCTGACCGGTCTGCCGCGTCCTCATGACGGGTGGGTTCAGGTATCGGAAACCCGGATCGAAGGGGCCAGGCTGGTGACCTCGCGCGCCTTCCATTTCGGGCTGCTGTTTTCGCGGAATGTCGCCGATCTCCTTTGCGCCTTCTTTTCCGGAGAGATATAGTGGTTTTTTTTTAACGGGGAATGGCACGGGAAAGGGGAATGGGGGAAGATGGGAGGTGCCGGGGATACGGACGGGAAATTCCGCGTGGCGATGGCCGGCCGCTCGGTCATGGGGCACTGGTTCAAGTTCTGGAACTTTCCCGAAATGCTGAGCAGGTACGCCATCTATTTTCCTTGGCCGATTCCGTATCAGGTGCGCGTGAAGGATCGGTACCGGCTCGAATACGTCCGGATCGTCCCTCCGGATCCCGGTCAGGAGAATCCCTCCTATGGGAAGGAGACGCTTTCCTCCCTGCGCGGGCAGGTCGAGGGAAAGCGATACGATGCGATGTTTTTCAAATTGTGTTTCGTCGATTTCCGGGACAGGAAGCTGAAGGATGAAATCACAAAGCAGAAACTGTTCGATGGCATGAAGTTCCTGATCACGGATGTCCATGCCTTCGCCAGGGAGGTGAAGGCAAAGCTGATTTTGGGCAACGCGCTGCCCGTGTTGAAACCGGGGGAATATGCCCAGCGGCTCAGGAGAGAGTACAACGAGT is a window from the Candidatus Deferrimicrobiaceae bacterium genome containing:
- a CDS encoding acyltransferase, giving the protein MANDIEAARKRVKEFIRGPERYLKIPYEGTDLNPREYWHKIVLQSRLRFLRQSLVIFVCTILPSGEFKNRLLRSIGMNIGKDAFIAPLVFMDIEFPSLLTIGDGAVVGTMTKILTHEVTIKSVRLGKTEIGKQALVGAGSVIRCGVTIGEGAVVAMNSFVNRDVPPFQVVGGSPLQDVKKLDKLI
- a CDS encoding alpha/beta hydrolase, translating into MSDCNPTNTGRTDAVVLLHGLGGKDWNLRYLGRRFARSGLAVRYHHYPSRTGNLEEIARGLAETVTRTEGRKVHLLGHSLGGIVIAKMLETTPPANVGRVAFLGCPIGGSAAITALSGNRFGRRLLGPVAREGVVERRPHAPVDRELLVVAGTLPMGIGLLTGLPRPHDGWVQVSETRIEGARLVTSRAFHFGLLFSRNVADLLCAFFSGEI
- a CDS encoding SGNH/GDSL hydrolase family protein encodes the protein MGGAGDTDGKFRVAMAGRSVMGHWFKFWNFPEMLSRYAIYFPWPIPYQVRVKDRYRLEYVRIVPPDPGQENPSYGKETLSSLRGQVEGKRYDAMFFKLCFVDFRDRKLKDEITKQKLFDGMKFLITDVHAFAREVKAKLILGNALPVLKPGEYAQRLRREYNEWIGEYAGRCGDIAVFDLFGLLADDQGTLRTDLARNPFDPHLNKKAYSILEKELDTRLSELR